Within the Candidatus Methylomirabilis sp. genome, the region CGGCGCGGGTCGCCCGCGCAAGCCGGTCATGCCGCGCGAAGAGCGCGGTGAGACCCTCCGCCCTGATCGCGGCGAGGGACTCGTGAAGCGCCATGACCAACGAAACCGCCGGCGTAAAGGTATTCTGGTTCTTCTCCAGGCTCTTCCGCTCCGCCAGGAAGTTGAAGTAGAACTTCGGAAGGCGGGATTGTTGCACCATCGCCCATCCCTTGTCAGAAACGGCGCAAAAAGCGAGGCCTGGCGGGATCATCAACCCCTTCTGAGATCCGCCCACAACGACGTCTACCCCCCAGGCATCCATCGGCAGGTTCGCCACCCCCAGACTCATAATGGCGTCAACGACCAGGATGGCTGGCGTCCTCCCCACGATCCGGGCGATGGCCTCAATATCGTGTATGACGCCGGTGGAGCTTTCCGTGTGCGTGGCAAAGACGGCCTTGATCGAGGGATCAGCCGCAAGCGCTGCCGCCACGAGGTCAGGTTCTACCGCCCGCCCCCACTCTACATCGATGTAGCACGGCTGAAGGCCATAGGCCTCGCAGATCTCTCCCCAGCGCTCGCCGAACTTACCGCTCCTGATGACCACGGCTCGATCGCCGGGCGAGAGCGTGTTCACCACCGTCCCCTCCATCCCACCGGTACCGGATGAGGTGAACAACAGCACCTCGTTTTTGGTCTGGAAGAGGAATTTGAGCCCTTCCCGGACGGAGGCGAGGAGGGCTTCATACTCCGGACCGCGATGGTATAGGATCGGCCTGGCCATCGCCAGCAAGGCGTCCGGAAGGACCGGAGTCGGCCCTGGCGCTAGTAAATGTCGCTTTTTCATCACTGCCTTTCGCGTCTAAAGAGCCTATCCTGAGCCTAATCGGTGGGCTCATACTTCGACAGACTCAGCATGAACGGGAAAATACCAACCGTTTCAATCCCCATACCGTTCGCCCTGAGCACGTCGAAGGGCGACCAGGGGTTTGCAGGGCAGGCACGCGGGTCCCTTTAATCCGTGCCGACTATATCCAAAACGGCGCGCGACTGTCAAGGTGAAACACGGTTCGGGAAGGACGAGCGCGCATCCATGGCTTACTCCTCGGTCTCTGCTCCCCCTCCGGCCGCTCCCTCTTCCTCCGCAGCCTCCTCCATCATCTGGTCGAAGTCCTCGCCGACATCCTCGCCCATCTCTTTCCCCATCCGCTTGGCCCAGCGCGCCACACTCTTCGGATCGTTCTCATCAAGATCGCCGAAATTGCTGGGGTCAGCCATTCGCTCGAAGCGGCTCTCTTCAGACTTGACCACCGCGAACCGGGAGAGCAGACGCGTCAGATCCCGACCCCCACAGCGGGGGCAGACAGGTGTAGCGGGGTTATGGATATTCCGGATCAGCAGGCTCACCCGCTTCCTGCAACTGCTGCACGCATATTCATAGATCGGCATGGTACACCTCGTTTCCGCTAAGGCTCATCACTATACAGAGCCTTTCAGCTCTCGGCATGGGCGAATACAACCCCCTACTCGTGTAAGCAGTTATCAGATCACCCCGCCGCTGTCAAGACCGGGTGCACCTGCCTGGTAGCAGACAGGTCAACAGTGGGTCACGGCGAACCTTGACAAGTCCATACAAAGGCGAGAGAATCACAATGTTTCCTGGGTGTTTCACGAGTCGAGACAGCTAGACCGGTTTCATTGTAGTCTGGCCCACCGCGCTTTACGCTGGAGTTGAGGAGGAATACCTTCATGGAAGTGCTCCGTTGGCTGATCCCGTTACTGGCAGTCGTGGCGATCTTTGTGGTGGGCGCGCGCACCGTCTTGTCATTAAGACGCTCCGAGGAGTCCCTGATCTGCACAACCTGCGGTGCTCAGACTGATACACCCCAGTCAAAGACCAGAGGCTCATTTGCGATCGAGATCGTGCTGTGGTTGGCGCTTATCATTCCCGGCCTTCTCTACAGCCTATGGCGTCAGTCAACGCATCGGAAGGTATGCCCCACGTGCGGAAACGCGACGCTGATTGTGGCGAACACACCCGATGGACGCAAGCTTGCGGAGCGGTTTTCCGAGGGGAAGCACTGAGCAGTGGGAGGGCATTCATGGGGACGGTGGGTAACGTGGCGTGCAGCGATCCTGCCGCACCGATCGACAGTGCGCCTATTATCGCGGAGCCTGAGGCCCGTTATGCCGGATTCTGGATCCGAATGGCGGCCTGGGTGATCGATCTCGCCTTTCTCTCTCTGATCACCATCGCTCTCGACCTTGCAGCGCTGGCAACCATTTTTCTCGGGGGTCAGTTAGGCGGCGAGATCAATGATCAGGTGGTGGCATTGGCTGGATATTCGAGTGCTGCCATCGTCATGTTGAGTGGTGTGGGGTATTTCACCATCTTCGTCGGAACGTGTGGACAGACCCCCGGGAAGATGCTTTTCCGCCTGAAGGTTGTCCGAACTGACGGTCAGGAGATGACGTATGGCGGCGCACTGCTTCGCTCGCTGTGCTGGATGCTCTCGCTCCTGCTCTTCGGCATTGGCTTGCTGATGATCGCGTGTACCCACCGAAAACGTGGCCTGCACGACATGCTGGCAGGTACGTCCGTGATCCGCCTCCAACGATCGCCTTGACGGCAACAAGACTCCTGTGTAGTTTTGACCTTGACAAGAAGCGAGGAGAGGGCTATTTTTAGGCGCTGCAAAGGGAGTGGGAGTAGTGCTTGAAGGTCTCACAGATCGATTAAGTCTGGTCCTGAAAAAGCTTCGTGGCCACGGGCGGCTCACCGAGGAGAACATCACTGAGGCGCTTCGAGAGGTTCGCCTTGCGCTGCTCGAAGCGGATGTCAATTTTAAGGTCGTCAAAGGGTTCATCGAGCGCGTCCGCGAACGGGCAGTGGGCCGTAATGTATTAGAGAGTCTGACGCCCGGTCAGCAGGTCGTCAAGGTCGTCTACGAAGAGCTGGTCGAGGTGCTGGGCAAAACACGCGCCCCGCTGACCTATGCGCCGGATCATCCTACGATCGTCATGCTGGTCGGCCTGCATGGATCAGGCAAGACGACGACGTCGGCGAAGCTGGCCCGGTGGTTCGTATCGGAAGGACGATCGCCGCTCCTGGTGGCGGCCGATACGGTGAGGCCGGCAGCCAGGGAGCAGCTCCAGACTCTGGGGCGGGCTATCGGGGTTCCGGTGTACG harbors:
- a CDS encoding alanine--glyoxylate aminotransferase family protein, with the translated sequence MKKRHLLAPGPTPVLPDALLAMARPILYHRGPEYEALLASVREGLKFLFQTKNEVLLFTSSGTGGMEGTVVNTLSPGDRAVVIRSGKFGERWGEICEAYGLQPCYIDVEWGRAVEPDLVAAALAADPSIKAVFATHTESSTGVIHDIEAIARIVGRTPAILVVDAIMSLGVANLPMDAWGVDVVVGGSQKGLMIPPGLAFCAVSDKGWAMVQQSRLPKFYFNFLAERKSLEKNQNTFTPAVSLVMALHESLAAIRAEGLTALFARHDRLARATRA
- a CDS encoding zinc ribbon domain-containing protein, translating into MPIYEYACSSCRKRVSLLIRNIHNPATPVCPRCGGRDLTRLLSRFAVVKSEESRFERMADPSNFGDLDENDPKSVARWAKRMGKEMGEDVGEDFDQMMEEAAEEEGAAGGGAETEE
- a CDS encoding RDD family protein: MGTVGNVACSDPAAPIDSAPIIAEPEARYAGFWIRMAAWVIDLAFLSLITIALDLAALATIFLGGQLGGEINDQVVALAGYSSAAIVMLSGVGYFTIFVGTCGQTPGKMLFRLKVVRTDGQEMTYGGALLRSLCWMLSLLLFGIGLLMIACTHRKRGLHDMLAGTSVIRLQRSP